From one Lotus japonicus ecotype B-129 chromosome 3, LjGifu_v1.2 genomic stretch:
- the LOC130744139 gene encoding protein MAIN-LIKE 2-like, translated as MSFGECTITLQDVVVQLGLNIDGQPVTGVTWCDWSDHVIRALGVIPPQRDIRGSCLNLRWLNERFNFQELGALESEEAQFAARALILHLIVTFLLPEHTGSFGPLRYLLLIENLALASTYSWGSVVLATLYHELCHGTGYE; from the coding sequence ATGTCGTTTGGAGAGTGCACCATCACTCTTCAAGATGTTGTCGTTCAGTTGGGACTAAATATTGATGGGCAACCTGTTACCGGGGTGACATGGTGTGACTGGTCCGATCACGTTATTCGTGCGCTAGGAGTAATTCCACCGCAACGTGATATTAGAGGAAGCTGTTTAAACTTGAGATGGTTAAATGAACGTTTTAATTTTCAGGAACTAGGTGCACTTGAGTCGGAGGAAGCGCAATTTGCTGCAAGAGCACTCATTTTGCACCTAATTGTCACTTTCTTATTACCCGAACACACAGGATCTTTTGGGCCTCTAAGATATCTACTACTAATAGAGAATTTAGCCTTGGCCTCCACGTACAGTTGGGGTTCAGTCGTGCTTGCAACTCTCTATCATGAGTTGTGCCATGGAACCGGTTATGAATGA
- the LOC130744140 gene encoding protein FAR1-RELATED SEQUENCE 5-like — protein sequence MMNIGVVPAEKRDEPAIPNFNDEWKDNIEHEVTQEDITPFVGMEFDTKDHAYRFYNLYGGFMGFSIRKDWRNTSKSDKEIVISRKYVCFKEGFKRNKDVDGKIARKDIRTGCLAHMVIGRASSGKYVVTSFVKENNHEMATPKSKHKLPSHLSVSQAAEVEMETRSGICQKLIFEFMSRQAGGRENVGCTAKDISNHLSSKRMKEMEEGETPST from the exons ATGATGAATATTGGGGTTGTACCTGCAGAAAAAAGGGACGAACCTGCTATTCCTAATTTTAATG ATGAATGGAAGGATAATATTGAGCATGAAGTGACTCAGGAAGATATAACCCCTTTTGTTGGCATGGAGTTCGATACAAAAGATCATGCATATAGATTTTATAACTTGTATGGTGGGTTCATGGGTTTTAGCATTAGAAAAGATTGGAGGAATACAAGCAAATCAGATAAGGAGATTGTCATATCTCGAAAATATGTTTGCTTTAAAGAAGGCTTTAAAAGGAACAAAGATGTTGATGGAAAAATTGCCCGCAAAGATATCAGAACGGGATGTTTAGCACACATGGTCATTGGTCGAGCATCAAGTGGAAAATATGTTGTTACATCTTTTGTAAAAGAGAATAATCATGAGATGGCAACCCCGAAGAGTAAGCATAAATTGCCCTCACATCTTTCTGTCTCTCAAGCTGCTGAAGTTGAAATGGAAACTCGTTCTGGTATATgccaaaaattaatttttgagtTTATGAGTCGACAAGCTGGAGGAAGAGAGAATGTCGGATGCACTGCCAAAGATATCAGCAATCATTTGAGTTCTAAGAGGATGAAGGAAATGGAAGAAGGTGAAACACCAAGTACATAA